From the Methylomonas sp. MK1 genome, one window contains:
- a CDS encoding L-threonylcarbamoyladenylate synthase, with amino-acid sequence MNPKPVTEESIRHAVELLRQGQLVAFPTETVYGLGADASNPDAVAKIFAAKGRPADHPLIVHIASAAQMHDWAEAVPESALRLAEHFWPGPLTMILNKKSTVPSAVTGGQDTVGLRVPANPVALQLLQAFGGGIAAPSANRFGHISPTQAEHVAEELGDQVGCILDGGPCAVGVESTIIDLSDGVPAILRPGRITRSQLKAVLQTDVRLSAQSKIRAPGMMAVHYAPNTMALLCPADTLITMTDDLCAQGKHIGILAFSAEIAEIPCLHLLRLPADAELYEPALYSSLRALDNLQLDTILIEQPPDNEAWAAVNDRLNKATV; translated from the coding sequence TTGAATCCTAAACCCGTCACCGAAGAATCCATCCGCCACGCCGTCGAACTGTTGCGGCAAGGCCAATTGGTCGCCTTTCCGACCGAAACCGTATACGGACTGGGCGCCGATGCTTCCAACCCCGATGCGGTTGCCAAAATTTTTGCCGCGAAAGGTCGGCCGGCCGATCATCCCTTGATCGTGCATATCGCCAGCGCCGCGCAAATGCACGATTGGGCGGAAGCCGTGCCGGAGTCGGCACTTCGGCTGGCCGAACACTTCTGGCCCGGCCCACTGACGATGATCTTGAACAAAAAATCGACGGTACCATCTGCCGTTACCGGCGGTCAGGATACGGTAGGCTTGCGGGTGCCAGCCAATCCGGTTGCTTTACAACTATTACAGGCCTTCGGCGGCGGCATAGCAGCACCATCGGCCAATCGCTTCGGCCATATCAGCCCCACACAAGCAGAACATGTCGCCGAAGAACTAGGCGATCAAGTCGGTTGCATTCTGGATGGCGGCCCCTGCGCCGTGGGCGTGGAATCGACCATCATCGACCTCAGCGACGGCGTTCCCGCGATTCTCAGACCCGGCCGGATTACCCGCAGTCAACTTAAAGCCGTGCTGCAAACCGATGTGCGCCTGTCGGCGCAGAGCAAGATCCGCGCGCCCGGCATGATGGCGGTGCATTACGCGCCCAATACCATGGCCTTGCTGTGCCCGGCCGATACCCTAATCACGATGACAGACGATTTGTGCGCACAAGGCAAACACATCGGCATCCTGGCGTTCAGTGCCGAAATCGCGGAGATTCCCTGCCTGCATTTGCTGAGATTACCGGCCGATGCCGAACTTTACGAACCGGCTTTGTACAGCTCGCTACGTGCCCTGGATAACCTGCAACTGGATACCATCCTGATCGAACAGCCGCCCGACAACGAAGCCTGGGCAGCCGTCAACGACCGCCTGAACAAAGCCACAGTTTGA
- the tadA gene encoding tRNA adenosine(34) deaminase TadA, whose protein sequence is MTDEEWLRHAIRLAQRAESQGEVPVGAVLVHNNRCITEGWNQPIQNNDPTAHAEIVALRKAGQALNNYRLIDTTLYVTLEPCVMCMGAIAHARIKRLVFGAYDPKRGAVCHALQLSDAAFLNHSVEWTGGILEADCAELLSDFFKAKRNQSKGR, encoded by the coding sequence ATGACCGACGAGGAATGGCTGCGCCATGCCATCCGCCTGGCGCAGCGCGCCGAAAGCCAAGGCGAAGTCCCGGTCGGCGCGGTGCTGGTGCACAACAACCGCTGCATCACCGAAGGCTGGAATCAACCGATCCAGAACAACGACCCCACCGCCCACGCCGAAATCGTCGCCCTGCGCAAAGCCGGCCAAGCCTTAAACAACTACCGATTGATAGACACCACCCTGTATGTGACGCTGGAGCCCTGCGTGATGTGCATGGGTGCCATAGCCCACGCCCGCATCAAGCGTCTGGTATTCGGCGCCTACGATCCCAAGCGCGGCGCAGTCTGCCACGCGTTGCAACTCAGCGATGCCGCGTTTTTAAATCATAGCGTGGAGTGGACGGGGGGAATTCTGGAGGCGGATTGCGCGGAACTGCTCAGCGATTTTTTCAAAGCCAAACGCAATCAGTCGAAAGGTCGATAA
- a CDS encoding FAD-binding domain-containing protein: MSYNLVWFKRDLRVHDHAPLLHASRNGPVLCVFIIEPSLWAAADAATQHYLFLRESLLDLDIALRKRGGGLCIEIGEAVDVLDRLWHEAPFKTLYSYQETGNWLSFQRDLAVQRWCRSHGLKWHEFAQFGVVRRLQNRDLWKAHWEALMAEPCLDPPSCDWIAAPQPPILPDPQALGLIQPDPPQRQIGGRRQGIETLRDFLFDRCGAYRGGISSPLSAPTACSRLSPYLAFGCLSLREVVHATRRQLDVLPSNDVRRVGLTAFVSRLYWHCHFMQKLESEPELEFTNLHRGYDGLREADWNPAHFQALTSGQTGWPLVDACVAMLNQTGWLNFRMRAMIVSVASYPLWLHWQPVGTWLAQQFLDYEPGIHWSQMQMQAGTTGINTTRVYNPIKQARDHDPQGHFVRHWLPALRRVPKEWLFEPWRMPVKLQQQCGVIVGVDIAEPLVDLECATRQAKARLYQVRGRAEVKAAKAAIVEKHGSRKQLTRRRKTKVAAGDWVQTQLEF, from the coding sequence ATGAGCTACAACCTGGTCTGGTTCAAGCGCGATCTGCGGGTGCACGACCATGCACCGCTGCTGCACGCCAGCCGCAACGGTCCGGTGCTGTGCGTGTTTATCATCGAACCCAGCCTGTGGGCGGCAGCCGATGCGGCTACGCAACACTATCTATTTTTACGGGAAAGCCTGCTTGATTTGGATATAGCCTTGCGCAAACGCGGCGGCGGCTTGTGTATCGAGATAGGCGAAGCAGTGGACGTGTTGGACCGGCTTTGGCACGAAGCGCCCTTCAAGACACTGTATTCGTATCAGGAAACCGGCAACTGGCTGAGCTTTCAGCGCGACTTGGCCGTGCAACGCTGGTGCCGGTCGCACGGCTTAAAGTGGCATGAGTTTGCGCAATTCGGTGTGGTGCGGCGCTTGCAAAATCGAGACTTGTGGAAAGCGCATTGGGAAGCGCTGATGGCGGAACCCTGCCTAGATCCTCCCTCTTGTGATTGGATAGCAGCACCTCAACCGCCGATCTTGCCCGATCCGCAAGCTCTGGGCTTAATCCAGCCCGACCCGCCGCAGCGCCAAATAGGCGGTCGCCGCCAAGGCATCGAAACCTTGCGCGACTTTCTGTTCGACCGTTGCGGTGCTTACCGCGGCGGCATCTCTTCGCCATTGTCGGCACCGACGGCCTGTTCGCGGCTATCGCCTTACCTGGCCTTTGGATGTTTGAGTTTGCGTGAAGTGGTACACGCCACCCGTCGCCAGCTTGATGTTCTGCCTAGCAATGACGTCCGTCGTGTCGGTTTGACCGCCTTCGTCAGCCGCTTGTATTGGCATTGCCACTTCATGCAAAAGCTGGAAAGCGAGCCGGAACTGGAATTTACCAATCTGCATCGCGGCTATGACGGTTTGCGCGAAGCGGACTGGAACCCGGCGCATTTTCAGGCCTTAACCTCAGGCCAAACCGGTTGGCCGCTGGTCGATGCTTGCGTCGCAATGCTTAACCAGACCGGCTGGCTGAATTTCCGGATGCGCGCCATGATAGTGTCGGTAGCCAGTTACCCACTTTGGTTGCACTGGCAGCCGGTCGGCACGTGGCTGGCGCAGCAGTTTCTGGATTACGAACCGGGCATCCACTGGAGCCAGATGCAAATGCAAGCCGGCACCACCGGCATCAACACCACGCGGGTGTATAACCCAATCAAACAGGCCCGCGACCATGATCCGCAAGGTCACTTTGTTAGACATTGGCTGCCGGCCTTACGCCGGGTACCCAAAGAATGGCTATTTGAACCGTGGCGCATGCCTGTAAAACTGCAACAGCAATGCGGCGTAATCGTCGGTGTCGATATTGCCGAACCGCTGGTCGATCTTGAATGCGCCACCCGGCAGGCCAAAGCCCGTCTTTACCAAGTACGCGGCCGCGCCGAAGTCAAAGCCGCCAAGGCCGCAATCGTTGAAAAGCACGGCTCGCGTAAACAGCTCACACGCCGCCGAAAAACCAAAGTCGCGGCCGGCGACTGGGTCCAAACCCAGCTGGAGTTTTGA
- a CDS encoding TIGR02450 family Trp-rich protein, translating into MPTAKSPRLNPNKLLLSKWTAVAPQNKEKHFIVSKLLLPDDPDAPLEMIELEAVFSKRVQIMPWRDLRDSSIWRQGWL; encoded by the coding sequence ATGCCGACCGCCAAATCACCCCGGCTGAACCCAAACAAATTGCTGCTCAGCAAATGGACCGCCGTTGCCCCGCAAAACAAGGAAAAACACTTTATCGTCAGCAAATTGCTGTTGCCAGACGATCCTGACGCGCCGCTGGAAATGATCGAGCTGGAGGCGGTATTTAGCAAACGGGTGCAAATCATGCCGTGGCGGGATTTGCGCGACTCCAGCATTTGGCGCCAGGGCTGGCTTTGA
- a CDS encoding DUF2256 domain-containing protein: protein MHQKALLPAKTCVVCGRPFVWRKKWARNWDAVKYCSERCRRQRITAATA from the coding sequence ATGCATCAAAAAGCCCTGTTACCCGCCAAGACCTGTGTAGTCTGCGGCCGGCCCTTCGTTTGGCGTAAAAAATGGGCCAGGAATTGGGATGCCGTGAAATATTGCTCGGAGCGTTGCCGCCGGCAGCGGATCACGGCAGCGACAGCATGA
- a CDS encoding S1C family serine protease, with product MQHPHHPHSPDIFIKRVFAVGAVAAVLILLWHWQPRAPATESTPVRTVAARGDLAADEKSTIELFEKSRDSVVYISTAALVRNVWTRDVFSVPKGTGSGFIWDEAGHVVTNFHVIAGANEATVKLADGRDYKAALVGASQVHDIAVLKIGVGFKRPPPVPVGTSRDLKVGQKVFAIGNPFGLDWTLTGGIVSALDRSLGGQDGPAVEHLIQTDAAINPGNSGGPLLDSAGRLIGINTAIYSPSGASAGIGFAVPVDTVMRVVPELIKQGKYIRPALGIEIDQQMNEQLAALTGKTGVAVLRVQPGSAAEKAGLQGVKISASGVIPGDIIVAINGKEVDSLSKLFARLDDQKVGDVVKVQVFNNGKTREVEVTLQPGN from the coding sequence ATGCAACATCCCCACCATCCCCATTCGCCCGATATATTCATTAAACGCGTATTCGCCGTCGGCGCAGTGGCGGCTGTGCTGATATTGCTTTGGCATTGGCAGCCGAGGGCACCGGCGACCGAATCCACCCCGGTCAGAACCGTCGCCGCGCGCGGTGACTTGGCGGCGGACGAAAAAAGCACCATCGAATTGTTCGAAAAATCCCGCGACTCGGTGGTTTACATCAGTACCGCCGCGCTAGTGCGCAATGTCTGGACACGCGACGTGTTCTCGGTGCCGAAGGGTACCGGCTCCGGGTTTATCTGGGATGAAGCCGGCCACGTGGTGACCAACTTTCATGTCATTGCCGGTGCCAATGAAGCCACGGTAAAACTGGCCGACGGCCGCGATTACAAGGCCGCGCTGGTCGGTGCCAGCCAGGTGCATGATATTGCGGTGTTGAAAATCGGCGTCGGCTTCAAACGGCCGCCGCCGGTACCGGTCGGCACCAGCCGCGATCTGAAGGTCGGACAGAAAGTATTCGCGATTGGCAACCCATTTGGTTTGGACTGGACTTTAACCGGCGGCATCGTCTCCGCATTGGACCGCTCGCTGGGCGGCCAGGATGGGCCGGCAGTCGAGCACTTGATCCAAACTGACGCAGCCATTAATCCGGGCAACTCCGGTGGTCCGCTGTTGGATTCCGCCGGCCGCCTGATCGGCATCAATACTGCCATCTACAGCCCGAGCGGCGCTTCGGCCGGCATCGGTTTCGCGGTGCCAGTGGATACGGTGATGCGGGTGGTGCCGGAATTGATCAAGCAAGGCAAATATATCCGCCCGGCTTTAGGTATCGAAATAGATCAACAAATGAACGAACAGTTGGCCGCCTTGACTGGCAAGACCGGTGTCGCGGTGTTGCGGGTACAGCCCGGTTCTGCGGCTGAAAAAGCCGGCTTGCAGGGTGTGAAAATTTCGGCGAGCGGCGTGATCCCTGGCGACATCATCGTCGCGATCAACGGCAAGGAAGTCGATTCGCTATCCAAACTGTTCGCCCGCCTGGACGACCAGAAGGTTGGCGATGTCGTCAAAGTCCAAGTATTCAATAACGGCAAGACCCGGGAAGTCGAAGTAACCTTGCAACCGGGGAATTGA
- a CDS encoding cryptochrome/photolyase family protein, with product MGCREILLGALPPAADHGSDSMTTLRLILGDQLNPLHSWFKQTDNKVVYTLMEIRQETDYVLHHAQKIIGIFAAMRDFAECLTAQGHRVHYLTIDDSDNRQSLTTNLDHLIELYQVQHFAYQLPDEWRLDQQLSNYCQNLAISSQAYDSEHFYSQRHEAAQLFGAKARWLMEMFYRRMRVKHGVLLEDNQRPIGGQWNFDRDNRKTWPGAPAVPVDTRPRHNHAKLWQDIRTAGVNSFGTADAGNFRWPLNRAEALQQLEAFIADGLPQFGDFQDAMSRRSWRLFHSLLSFALNTKMLNPREVVERAEHAYRQGHAPLAAVEGFIRQILGWREYVRGVYWAKMPQYAAHNYFGHDRPLPSWFWTGETRMNCLAAAIGQSLQYAYAHHIQRLMVIGNFALLAGLAPDAVHRWYLGVYIDAFEWVELPNTLGMSQFADGGVLATKPYVSSAAYIDRMSDYCKGCHYDKKARTGDRACPFNALYWHFFIRHRAKLNHNPRLSMVYRNLDRFAATEVDAIARRAETVLADLERL from the coding sequence TTGGGATGCCGTGAAATATTGCTCGGAGCGTTGCCGCCGGCAGCGGATCACGGCAGCGACAGCATGACCACCCTACGTCTTATTCTGGGCGACCAGCTAAACCCACTCCACAGCTGGTTTAAGCAAACCGATAACAAGGTGGTGTACACACTGATGGAAATCCGCCAGGAAACCGATTATGTGCTGCACCATGCGCAAAAAATCATCGGTATTTTCGCGGCAATGCGCGATTTTGCTGAGTGTTTGACCGCCCAAGGCCATCGGGTGCATTACCTGACAATCGACGATAGCGATAATCGGCAATCGCTGACTACCAATCTGGATCACTTGATCGAGCTCTATCAGGTGCAACATTTTGCATACCAGCTACCTGACGAATGGCGACTAGATCAGCAATTGAGCAACTATTGCCAAAACTTGGCTATCAGCAGCCAAGCTTACGACAGCGAACATTTCTACAGCCAACGGCACGAAGCGGCACAACTGTTCGGCGCAAAAGCGCGTTGGCTGATGGAAATGTTCTATCGGCGCATGCGGGTTAAACATGGCGTGTTGCTGGAAGACAATCAACGCCCGATAGGCGGGCAATGGAATTTCGACCGCGACAACCGCAAGACTTGGCCCGGCGCGCCGGCTGTGCCTGTTGATACTCGGCCGCGCCACAATCACGCCAAACTTTGGCAGGACATCCGCACGGCTGGCGTGAACAGTTTCGGCACCGCCGATGCCGGCAATTTTCGCTGGCCGCTAAATCGTGCAGAAGCCTTGCAGCAACTCGAAGCCTTCATCGCCGATGGCCTGCCACAGTTCGGCGATTTTCAGGACGCGATGAGCCGGCGCAGCTGGCGGCTGTTTCATTCGCTACTATCGTTTGCCTTGAATACCAAAATGCTCAATCCGCGTGAAGTGGTGGAACGGGCCGAACACGCGTATCGCCAAGGCCACGCGCCGCTGGCGGCCGTCGAAGGCTTTATCCGACAGATTCTCGGTTGGCGCGAGTATGTGCGCGGCGTGTATTGGGCAAAGATGCCGCAGTACGCCGCGCACAATTATTTCGGTCATGACCGCCCTTTGCCCTCCTGGTTCTGGACCGGCGAAACCCGAATGAATTGCCTGGCTGCCGCCATTGGCCAATCCTTGCAGTACGCCTATGCCCACCACATCCAGCGCTTGATGGTGATCGGCAATTTCGCTCTGTTGGCAGGCTTGGCGCCCGACGCGGTGCATCGCTGGTATCTGGGGGTGTATATCGACGCCTTCGAATGGGTGGAATTGCCTAACACGCTGGGCATGAGCCAGTTCGCCGACGGCGGTGTGTTGGCGACTAAACCTTATGTGTCCAGCGCGGCTTACATCGACCGGATGAGCGATTACTGCAAGGGCTGCCACTACGACAAAAAAGCCCGTACCGGCGATCGCGCCTGCCCGTTCAATGCTCTGTATTGGCATTTCTTCATTCGTCATCGCGCTAAGCTAAACCACAATCCGCGCCTGAGTATGGTCTATCGCAATCTGGATCGGTTTGCGGCGACTGAGGTCGATGCGATAGCCCGGCGTGCGGAAACGGTTTTAGCGGATTTGGAGAGGCTTTGA